One genomic segment of Hordeum vulgare subsp. vulgare chromosome 2H, MorexV3_pseudomolecules_assembly, whole genome shotgun sequence includes these proteins:
- the LOC123430530 gene encoding uncharacterized protein LOC123430530 — protein MWILNVISVERFTEEGQKCGFWGVFLNKNFFWKLSWTINSIIRLPELIDLVKQIDVQRLVQWRHWIVQRLVQWRHWIVQRLVQWRHWIVQRLVQWRHWIVQRLVQWRHWIVQRLVQWRHWIVQRLVQWRHWIVQRLVQWRHWIVQRLVQWRHWIVQRLVQWRHWIVQRLVQWRHWIVQRLVQWRHWIVQRLVQWRHWIVQRLVQWRHWIVQRLVQWRHWIITRVRRLLVPAPALAEGHESSV, from the exons ATGTGGATCTTGAATGTCATCTCTGTGGAGCGATTTACAGAAGAAGGCCAGAAATGTGGATTCTGGGGCGTCTTCTTGAACAAGAATTTCTTCTGGAAG CTATCCTGGACGATAAATAGCATTATTCGGTTGCCAGAGCTTATCGACCTCGTCAAGCAGATTGACGTTCAGAGGCTAGTACAGTGGCGTCACTGGATCGTTCAGAGGCTAGTACAGTGGCGGCACTGGATCGTTCAGAGGCTAGTACAGTGGCGGCACTGGATCGTTCAGAGGCTAGTACAGTGGCGTCACTGGATCGTTCAGAGGCTAGTACAGTGGCGGCACTGGATCGTTCAGAGGCTAGTACAGTGGCGGCACTGGATCGTTCAGAGGCTAGTACAGTGGCGTCACTGGATCGTTCAGAGGCTAGTACAGTGGCGGCACTGGATCGTTCAGAGGCTAGTACAGTGGCGGCACTGGATCGTTCAGAGGCTAGTACAGTGGCGGCACTGGATCGTTCAGAGGCTAGTACAGTGGCGTCACTGGATCGTTCAGAGGCTAGTACAGTGGCGTCACTGGATCGTTCAGAGGCTAGTACAGTGGCGGCACTGGATCGTTCAGAGGCTAGTACAGTGGCGTCACTGGATCGTTCAGAGGCTAGTACAGTGGCGTCACTGGATCATCACTCGAGTGAGAAGACTCTTGGTACCGGCACCAGCGCTTGCAGAAGGGCATGAGAGCTCCGTGTGA